A single Dunckerocampus dactyliophorus isolate RoL2022-P2 chromosome 2, RoL_Ddac_1.1, whole genome shotgun sequence DNA region contains:
- the si:ch211-252f13.5 gene encoding uncharacterized protein si:ch211-252f13.5 isoform X3 — translation MKGQQEEVKELHRRLSEQQGALVYQQIEILEQQRKMHDYMEQVKVQYNVLLDTIKQMSMQNLQEELDTRTDAPSEPSGPHRAQQALSLHKVDMEASVMEVGHFLVACGSCGPEEYCGFSSGHPRCEKCTVCPSGFFLVAQCSVHADRICQDRDECLEITDLCEDQLKCLNTPGGFRCQGMTERDARAGMCGHGYFYNLDMDECQACAECDGEAVPSPCTFVSDTICAGPSAGDSVLSLSWAGHVSLPGAKGRMMNLASPGVPLHIRGAGDGSLVSAEEGRLLLRKHGLVWLEENLSVSHGCRSFVQLSLHLNGTDVSEGRHLSGIRIEQQEIRLLQGVSMSGVAEVAPGYMISTSLWSANQHCNQSNEGLQLHDPSAASLSLMWLSHDTGAVAMTAQAMLSAHYHTNHRAIFSTTSTSDPYVVGLTHDGRGVRFAESGTVRFVYQQALYSMGQACVSEGFQMLAYLNRNGTGMELCRSFKPGVHYRDTSISLSGATEVGSGDTLAYEILSPAQCNVRFFSDATGISLLSLVWVPAAISSSIHASVAQTGLPSGAVRNKPLFFRQTSPQVHQMGLPGKGSTDPSRDFVFRESGTASVALDIKLIHSCSLVKVTLLRLNDPEGRARSVPLSQQVGGQMPDGSQWASVSLRTSFQVQNGTTVFFTLDCVRGRVNQVSHHTGSGVSVLWVAA, via the exons ATGAAGGGTCAGCAGGAAGAGGTCAAAGAGCTGCACAGACGCCTCAGCGAGCAACAGGGGGCGCTAGTCTACCAGCAGATAGAAATACTGGAGCAACAGAGGAAGATGCATGACTACATGGAGCAA GTAAAGGTACAATACAATGTACTATTGGACACCATCAAGCAAATGTCAATGCAGAACCTTCAGGAGGAGCTGGATACTCGCACTGACGCCCCGAGTGAGCCGAGTGGACCTCACCGAGCCCAGCAGGCCCTCTCTTTGCACAAGGTGGACATGGAGGCCAGTGTCATGGAG GTGGGCCATTTCCTTGTGGCTTGTGGAAGCTGTGGTCCTGAAGAGTACTGTGGCTTCAGCAGTGGTCATCCTCGCTGTGAGAAGTGCACCGTGTGTCCTTCTGGATTCTTTCTGGTTGCCCAGTGTTCAGTGCACGCAGACAGAATCTGCCAG GACAGAGATGAATGCCTTGAAATAACTGACCTTTGTGAAGATCAACTTAAATGTCTAAACACACCAG GTGGATTTAGGTGTCAAGGGATGACAGAGCGAGATGCCAGGGCCGGCATGTGTGGGCACGGCTACTTCTACAACTTGGACATGGATGAGTGTCAGGCCTGTGCCGAGTGTGATGGAGAAGCTGTGCCATCACCGTGTACTTTTGTATCAGACACCATCTGTGCTGGACCTTCTGCCGGTGACAGCGTTCTCTCTCTGTCCTGGGCCggacatgtgagtctgcccGGTGCCAAAGGCCGCATGATGAATCTTGCCTCGCCAGGAGTGCCGCTGCACATCCGAGGAGCGGGCGACGGAAGTCTGGTGTCGGCCGAGGAGGGACGCCTGCTGCTGAGGAAGCACGGACTGGTCTGGCTGGAGGAAAACCTCTCTGTAAGCCACGGCTGCCGCAGCTTCGTGCAATTGTCTTTGCATCTGAACGGTACAGATGTCTCTGAAGGTCGTCACCTAAGCGGAATCAGAATTGAGCAACAAGAAATAAGGTTACTCCAGGGTGTCAGCATGAGCGGGGTAGCAGAGGTCGCCCCTGGTTACATGATCTCCACTTCCCTTTGGAGTGCCAACCAACATTGCAACCAAAGTAATGAAGGTCTGCAGCTGCATGACCCCTCAGCTGCTTCTCTTAGCCTCATGTGGCTCTCTCACGACACTGGTGCTGTCGCCATGACGGCACAGGCGATGCTGTCTGCACATTACCACACAAACCATCGCGCGATCTTTAGCACCACCTCCACTTCGGACCCTTACGTAGTCGGGTTGACTCATGACGGTCGTGGTGTACGGTTTGCAGAAAGCGGGACCGTGCGCTTTGTGTATCAGCAGGCGTTGTACTCCATGGGTCAGGCATGCGTGAGTGAAGGCTTCCAAATGTTGGCGTACCTCAACCGTAACGGTACCGGCATGGAGCTGTGCCGGAGCTTCAAACCAGGTGTCCACTACCGCGACACATCCATATCTCTCTCTGGAGCGACTGAAGTTGGTTCTGGAGACACGCTGGCCTATGAGATTCTGTCTCCTGCTCAGTGCAACGTACGTTTCTTTAGTGACGCCACAGGCATCAGTCTCCTCAGCTTGGTTTGGGTTCCTGCTGCTATCTCCTCTTCTATCCATGCCTCTGTGGCTCAAACGGGACTTCCCTCAGGAGCCGTACGAAACAAGCCTCTCTTCTTTCGCCAGACCAGTCCCCAGGTGCACCAAATGGGGCTGCCAGGAAAGGGGTCCACAGATCCGAGCCGAGATTTTGTCTTCAGGGAGAGCGGCACTGCCAGTGTTGCTCTAGACATCAAACTGATTCACTCGTGCAGCCTGGTAAAGGTGACTCTGCTCAGGCTTAATGACCCAGAGGGGAGAGCACGATCCGTCCCCCTTTCCCAGCAAGTGGGTGGACAGATGCCTGATGGTAGCCAATGGGCCAGTGTGAGCCTGCGAACG
- the si:ch211-252f13.5 gene encoding uncharacterized protein si:ch211-252f13.5 isoform X2, whose translation MDKEQGILTGTNDVPSEDAVVLQLQLSKDQEKLVEAMKGQQEEVKELHRRLSEQQGALVYQQIEILEQQRKMHDYMEQVKVQYNVLLDTIKQMSMQNLQEELDTRTDAPSEPSGPHRAQQALSLHKVDMEASVMEVGHFLVACGSCGPEEYCGFSSGHPRCEKCTVCPSGFFLVAQCSVHADRICQDRDECLEITDLCEDQLKCLNTPGGFRCQGMTERDARAGMCGHGYFYNLDMDECQACAECDGEAVPSPCTFVSDTICAGPSAGDSVLSLSWAGHVSLPGAKGRMMNLASPGVPLHIRGAGDGSLVSAEEGRLLLRKHGLVWLEENLSVSHGCRSFVQLSLHLNGTDVSEGRHLSGIRIEQQEIRLLQGVSMSGVAEVAPGYMISTSLWSANQHCNQSNEGLQLHDPSAASLSLMWLSHDTGAVAMTAQAMLSAHYHTNHRAIFSTTSTSDPYVVGLTHDGRGVRFAESGTVRFVYQQALYSMGQACVSEGFQMLAYLNRNGTGMELCRSFKPGVHYRDTSISLSGATEVGSGDTLAYEILSPAQCNVRFFSDATGISLLSLVWVPAAISSSIHASVAQTGLPSGAVRNKPLFFRQTSPQVHQMGLPGKGSTDPSRDFVFRESGTASVALDIKLIHSCSLVKVTLLRLNDPEGRARSVPLSQQVGGQMPDGSQWASVSLRTSFQVQNGTTVFFTLDCVRGRVNQVSHHTGSGVSVLWVAA comes from the exons atggacaaagaacaGGGGATTTTGACTG GTACAAATGACGTTCCCTCTGAAGATGCTGTCGTTTTGCAGCTGCAGCTGTCCAAGGACCAAGAGAAGCTTGTGGAAGCTATGAAGGGTCAGCAGGAAGAGGTCAAAGAGCTGCACAGACGCCTCAGCGAGCAACAGGGGGCGCTAGTCTACCAGCAGATAGAAATACTGGAGCAACAGAGGAAGATGCATGACTACATGGAGCAA GTAAAGGTACAATACAATGTACTATTGGACACCATCAAGCAAATGTCAATGCAGAACCTTCAGGAGGAGCTGGATACTCGCACTGACGCCCCGAGTGAGCCGAGTGGACCTCACCGAGCCCAGCAGGCCCTCTCTTTGCACAAGGTGGACATGGAGGCCAGTGTCATGGAG GTGGGCCATTTCCTTGTGGCTTGTGGAAGCTGTGGTCCTGAAGAGTACTGTGGCTTCAGCAGTGGTCATCCTCGCTGTGAGAAGTGCACCGTGTGTCCTTCTGGATTCTTTCTGGTTGCCCAGTGTTCAGTGCACGCAGACAGAATCTGCCAG GACAGAGATGAATGCCTTGAAATAACTGACCTTTGTGAAGATCAACTTAAATGTCTAAACACACCAG GTGGATTTAGGTGTCAAGGGATGACAGAGCGAGATGCCAGGGCCGGCATGTGTGGGCACGGCTACTTCTACAACTTGGACATGGATGAGTGTCAGGCCTGTGCCGAGTGTGATGGAGAAGCTGTGCCATCACCGTGTACTTTTGTATCAGACACCATCTGTGCTGGACCTTCTGCCGGTGACAGCGTTCTCTCTCTGTCCTGGGCCggacatgtgagtctgcccGGTGCCAAAGGCCGCATGATGAATCTTGCCTCGCCAGGAGTGCCGCTGCACATCCGAGGAGCGGGCGACGGAAGTCTGGTGTCGGCCGAGGAGGGACGCCTGCTGCTGAGGAAGCACGGACTGGTCTGGCTGGAGGAAAACCTCTCTGTAAGCCACGGCTGCCGCAGCTTCGTGCAATTGTCTTTGCATCTGAACGGTACAGATGTCTCTGAAGGTCGTCACCTAAGCGGAATCAGAATTGAGCAACAAGAAATAAGGTTACTCCAGGGTGTCAGCATGAGCGGGGTAGCAGAGGTCGCCCCTGGTTACATGATCTCCACTTCCCTTTGGAGTGCCAACCAACATTGCAACCAAAGTAATGAAGGTCTGCAGCTGCATGACCCCTCAGCTGCTTCTCTTAGCCTCATGTGGCTCTCTCACGACACTGGTGCTGTCGCCATGACGGCACAGGCGATGCTGTCTGCACATTACCACACAAACCATCGCGCGATCTTTAGCACCACCTCCACTTCGGACCCTTACGTAGTCGGGTTGACTCATGACGGTCGTGGTGTACGGTTTGCAGAAAGCGGGACCGTGCGCTTTGTGTATCAGCAGGCGTTGTACTCCATGGGTCAGGCATGCGTGAGTGAAGGCTTCCAAATGTTGGCGTACCTCAACCGTAACGGTACCGGCATGGAGCTGTGCCGGAGCTTCAAACCAGGTGTCCACTACCGCGACACATCCATATCTCTCTCTGGAGCGACTGAAGTTGGTTCTGGAGACACGCTGGCCTATGAGATTCTGTCTCCTGCTCAGTGCAACGTACGTTTCTTTAGTGACGCCACAGGCATCAGTCTCCTCAGCTTGGTTTGGGTTCCTGCTGCTATCTCCTCTTCTATCCATGCCTCTGTGGCTCAAACGGGACTTCCCTCAGGAGCCGTACGAAACAAGCCTCTCTTCTTTCGCCAGACCAGTCCCCAGGTGCACCAAATGGGGCTGCCAGGAAAGGGGTCCACAGATCCGAGCCGAGATTTTGTCTTCAGGGAGAGCGGCACTGCCAGTGTTGCTCTAGACATCAAACTGATTCACTCGTGCAGCCTGGTAAAGGTGACTCTGCTCAGGCTTAATGACCCAGAGGGGAGAGCACGATCCGTCCCCCTTTCCCAGCAAGTGGGTGGACAGATGCCTGATGGTAGCCAATGGGCCAGTGTGAGCCTGCGAACG
- the si:ch211-252f13.5 gene encoding uncharacterized protein si:ch211-252f13.5 isoform X1, whose product MACISAMFIFSVSFLLSRTESASEMCRGSRCLTNQDRSTACVGAHCTDTAAPRRQFHLGQMHPSYQQDSRAYAHHQAKAAPLTPYTNIQPQQGGFVQRTSSDGTRRTNPRTITAEVFHPGCAGGTCPTTGAHRPTPGNGDASQDCKGNNCKLRQAKPCIGCNTQKGEDGNSSPIHIRDRAAQFVEERSERGHWIQLTCDMKAGTNDVPSEDAVVLQLQLSKDQEKLVEAMKGQQEEVKELHRRLSEQQGALVYQQIEILEQQRKMHDYMEQVKVQYNVLLDTIKQMSMQNLQEELDTRTDAPSEPSGPHRAQQALSLHKVDMEASVMEVGHFLVACGSCGPEEYCGFSSGHPRCEKCTVCPSGFFLVAQCSVHADRICQDRDECLEITDLCEDQLKCLNTPGGFRCQGMTERDARAGMCGHGYFYNLDMDECQACAECDGEAVPSPCTFVSDTICAGPSAGDSVLSLSWAGHVSLPGAKGRMMNLASPGVPLHIRGAGDGSLVSAEEGRLLLRKHGLVWLEENLSVSHGCRSFVQLSLHLNGTDVSEGRHLSGIRIEQQEIRLLQGVSMSGVAEVAPGYMISTSLWSANQHCNQSNEGLQLHDPSAASLSLMWLSHDTGAVAMTAQAMLSAHYHTNHRAIFSTTSTSDPYVVGLTHDGRGVRFAESGTVRFVYQQALYSMGQACVSEGFQMLAYLNRNGTGMELCRSFKPGVHYRDTSISLSGATEVGSGDTLAYEILSPAQCNVRFFSDATGISLLSLVWVPAAISSSIHASVAQTGLPSGAVRNKPLFFRQTSPQVHQMGLPGKGSTDPSRDFVFRESGTASVALDIKLIHSCSLVKVTLLRLNDPEGRARSVPLSQQVGGQMPDGSQWASVSLRTSFQVQNGTTVFFTLDCVRGRVNQVSHHTGSGVSVLWVAA is encoded by the exons ATGGCATGTATTTCTGCAATGTTTATTTTCAGTGTCAGTTTTTTACTGAGCAGGACTGAGAGTGCTTCCGAAATGTGCCGGGGCTCTCGGTGTCTCACTAACCAGGATAGGAGCACGGCGTGCGTGGGAGCACACTGCACAGACACTGCAGCACCCAGACGACAGTTTCACCTTGGACAAATGCACCCCAGCTACCAACAGGACTCTCGTGCATACGCTCACCACCAAGCCAAGGCAGCACCTTTGACCCCTTACACCaacatccaacctcagcaaggAGGCTTTGTCCAGCGAACCAGTAGCGATGGCACCAGGAGGACCAATCCGAGAACCATCACCGCTGAGGTGTTTCATCCTGGCTGTGCAGGCGGGACCTGTCCGACGACTGGCGCACATCGCCCCACGCCTGGCAACGGGGATGCATCACAGGACTGCAAAGGGAATAACTGTAAACTGCGTCAAGCTAAACCTTGTATTGGCTGCAACACGCAGAAAGGGGAAGATGGGAACTCTTCTCCGATTCATATAAGAGACAGAGCGGCACAATTTGTGGAGGAGAGGTCAGAACGTGGTCACTGGATACAGTTGACGTGTGACATGAAAGCAG GTACAAATGACGTTCCCTCTGAAGATGCTGTCGTTTTGCAGCTGCAGCTGTCCAAGGACCAAGAGAAGCTTGTGGAAGCTATGAAGGGTCAGCAGGAAGAGGTCAAAGAGCTGCACAGACGCCTCAGCGAGCAACAGGGGGCGCTAGTCTACCAGCAGATAGAAATACTGGAGCAACAGAGGAAGATGCATGACTACATGGAGCAA GTAAAGGTACAATACAATGTACTATTGGACACCATCAAGCAAATGTCAATGCAGAACCTTCAGGAGGAGCTGGATACTCGCACTGACGCCCCGAGTGAGCCGAGTGGACCTCACCGAGCCCAGCAGGCCCTCTCTTTGCACAAGGTGGACATGGAGGCCAGTGTCATGGAG GTGGGCCATTTCCTTGTGGCTTGTGGAAGCTGTGGTCCTGAAGAGTACTGTGGCTTCAGCAGTGGTCATCCTCGCTGTGAGAAGTGCACCGTGTGTCCTTCTGGATTCTTTCTGGTTGCCCAGTGTTCAGTGCACGCAGACAGAATCTGCCAG GACAGAGATGAATGCCTTGAAATAACTGACCTTTGTGAAGATCAACTTAAATGTCTAAACACACCAG GTGGATTTAGGTGTCAAGGGATGACAGAGCGAGATGCCAGGGCCGGCATGTGTGGGCACGGCTACTTCTACAACTTGGACATGGATGAGTGTCAGGCCTGTGCCGAGTGTGATGGAGAAGCTGTGCCATCACCGTGTACTTTTGTATCAGACACCATCTGTGCTGGACCTTCTGCCGGTGACAGCGTTCTCTCTCTGTCCTGGGCCggacatgtgagtctgcccGGTGCCAAAGGCCGCATGATGAATCTTGCCTCGCCAGGAGTGCCGCTGCACATCCGAGGAGCGGGCGACGGAAGTCTGGTGTCGGCCGAGGAGGGACGCCTGCTGCTGAGGAAGCACGGACTGGTCTGGCTGGAGGAAAACCTCTCTGTAAGCCACGGCTGCCGCAGCTTCGTGCAATTGTCTTTGCATCTGAACGGTACAGATGTCTCTGAAGGTCGTCACCTAAGCGGAATCAGAATTGAGCAACAAGAAATAAGGTTACTCCAGGGTGTCAGCATGAGCGGGGTAGCAGAGGTCGCCCCTGGTTACATGATCTCCACTTCCCTTTGGAGTGCCAACCAACATTGCAACCAAAGTAATGAAGGTCTGCAGCTGCATGACCCCTCAGCTGCTTCTCTTAGCCTCATGTGGCTCTCTCACGACACTGGTGCTGTCGCCATGACGGCACAGGCGATGCTGTCTGCACATTACCACACAAACCATCGCGCGATCTTTAGCACCACCTCCACTTCGGACCCTTACGTAGTCGGGTTGACTCATGACGGTCGTGGTGTACGGTTTGCAGAAAGCGGGACCGTGCGCTTTGTGTATCAGCAGGCGTTGTACTCCATGGGTCAGGCATGCGTGAGTGAAGGCTTCCAAATGTTGGCGTACCTCAACCGTAACGGTACCGGCATGGAGCTGTGCCGGAGCTTCAAACCAGGTGTCCACTACCGCGACACATCCATATCTCTCTCTGGAGCGACTGAAGTTGGTTCTGGAGACACGCTGGCCTATGAGATTCTGTCTCCTGCTCAGTGCAACGTACGTTTCTTTAGTGACGCCACAGGCATCAGTCTCCTCAGCTTGGTTTGGGTTCCTGCTGCTATCTCCTCTTCTATCCATGCCTCTGTGGCTCAAACGGGACTTCCCTCAGGAGCCGTACGAAACAAGCCTCTCTTCTTTCGCCAGACCAGTCCCCAGGTGCACCAAATGGGGCTGCCAGGAAAGGGGTCCACAGATCCGAGCCGAGATTTTGTCTTCAGGGAGAGCGGCACTGCCAGTGTTGCTCTAGACATCAAACTGATTCACTCGTGCAGCCTGGTAAAGGTGACTCTGCTCAGGCTTAATGACCCAGAGGGGAGAGCACGATCCGTCCCCCTTTCCCAGCAAGTGGGTGGACAGATGCCTGATGGTAGCCAATGGGCCAGTGTGAGCCTGCGAACG